From the genome of Ziziphus jujuba cultivar Dongzao chromosome 6, ASM3175591v1, one region includes:
- the LOC107430788 gene encoding tropinone reductase homolog isoform X1 produces the protein MAEKSEISYRDTRWSLKGMTALVTGGTRGIGHAIVEELAGFGATIHTCSRNQEQLDQRIEEWKNKGFKVTGSICDLLYWDQRQKLMETVSSLFQGKLNILVNNAGILLLKNVTDITAQELSTIMGTNFESSFHLSQLAYPLLKASGNGNIVFNSSVAGLMALPFTTIYAASKGAMNQLTRNLACEWAKDKIRVNTVAPWIVITEIYDSAKEDPIYMEKVKQLIAGTPIGRPGQPNEISSVVAFLCLPAASYMTGQVICVDGGFTVSGFPPNQ, from the exons ATGGCTGAGAAATCGGAGATCAGCTACAGGGACACAAGATGGAGTCTCAAGGGCATGACTGCTCTGGTCACCGGAGGAACAAGGGGCATAGG ACATGCCATAGTAGAAGAACTAGCAGGATTTGGAGCCACGATACACACTTGTTCTCGTAACCAAGAACAACTCGACCAGCGTATAGAAGAATGGAAAAACAAAGGTTTTAAAGTAACCGGATCGATATGTGATCTTCTGTACTGGGACCAAAGACAGAAACTAATGGAAACTGTCTCTTCTCTCTTCCAAGGAAAGCTCAACATTCTT GTAAATAATGCAGGTATACTACTGCTAAAAAATGTCACAGACATTACCGCCCAAGAATTATCGACAATAATGGGTACGAATTTTGAATCTTCCTTCCATCTCAGCCAACTTGCATACCCACTATTGAAAGCATCTGGGAATGGAAACATTGTGTTTAATTCATCTGTTGCGGGTCTTATGGCTTTGCCTTTTACTACAATCTATGCAGCATCTAAAG GAGCAATGAATCAGCTCACAAGGAACTTGGCATGTGAGTGGGCAAAGGACAAAATTCGTGTTAATACAGTTGCTCCGTGGATTGTCATTACCGAAATTTATGACTCTGCAAAA GAAGATCCTATATATATGGAGAAGGTGAAACAATTAATTGCTGGAACTCCGATTGGCCGGCCCGGACAACCGAATGAGATTTCATCAGTGGTAGCGTTTCTATGCCTCCCTGCTGCTTCTTATATGACTGGCCAAGTTATTTGTGTCGACGGAGGATTTACTGTCAGTGGTTTCCCACCGAATCAGTAG
- the LOC107430788 gene encoding tropinone reductase homolog isoform X2, producing MAEKSEISYRDTRWSLKGMTALVTGGTRGIGHAIVEELAGFGATIHTCSRNQEQLDQRIEEWKNKGFKVTGSICDLLYWDQRQKLMETVSSLFQGKLNILVNNAGILLLKNVTDITAQELSTIMGTNFESSFHLSQLAYPLLKASGNGNIVFNSSVAGLMALPFTTIYAASKGRSYIYGEGETINCWNSDWPARTTE from the exons ATGGCTGAGAAATCGGAGATCAGCTACAGGGACACAAGATGGAGTCTCAAGGGCATGACTGCTCTGGTCACCGGAGGAACAAGGGGCATAGG ACATGCCATAGTAGAAGAACTAGCAGGATTTGGAGCCACGATACACACTTGTTCTCGTAACCAAGAACAACTCGACCAGCGTATAGAAGAATGGAAAAACAAAGGTTTTAAAGTAACCGGATCGATATGTGATCTTCTGTACTGGGACCAAAGACAGAAACTAATGGAAACTGTCTCTTCTCTCTTCCAAGGAAAGCTCAACATTCTT GTAAATAATGCAGGTATACTACTGCTAAAAAATGTCACAGACATTACCGCCCAAGAATTATCGACAATAATGGGTACGAATTTTGAATCTTCCTTCCATCTCAGCCAACTTGCATACCCACTATTGAAAGCATCTGGGAATGGAAACATTGTGTTTAATTCATCTGTTGCGGGTCTTATGGCTTTGCCTTTTACTACAATCTATGCAGCATCTAAAG GAAGATCCTATATATATGGAGAAGGTGAAACAATTAATTGCTGGAACTCCGATTGGCCGGCCCGGACAACCGAATGA
- the LOC107430809 gene encoding tropinone reductase homolog — protein MTSESEISSRDTRWSLKGMTALVTGGTRGIGLAIVEELSGFGATIHTCSRNQEQLDQRIKEWKSKGFKVSGSVCDLMYWDQRQKLMETVSSIFQGKLNILVNNAGILMLKSVPDITAQEFSTIMGTNFESSFHLSQLAYPLLKASGNGSIVFNSSVAGIVALPFATIYAASKGAMNQLTRNLACEWAKDKIRVNTVAPWIVITENFEAAKEDPIFSENMKKFFAGTPMGRGGQPKEISSVVAFLCLPAASYMTGQVICVDGGFTVSGFPPNQ, from the exons ATGACTAGTGAATCAGAGATCAGCTCCAGAGACACAAGATGGAGTCTCAAGGGCATGACTGCTCTGGTCACTGGTGGAACCCGGGGCATAGG ACTTGCCATAGTAGAAGAACTATCAGGATTTGGAGCCACTATACACACTTGTTCTCGCAACCAAGAACAACTCGACCAGCGTATAAAAGAATGGAAAAGTAAAGGTTTTAAAGTAAGTGGATCGGTATGTGATCTTATGTACTGGGACCAAAGACAGAAATTAATGGAAACTGTATCTTCTATCTTCCAAGGAAAGCTCAACattctt GTAAATAATGCTGGTATACTAATGCTAAAAAGTGTCCCGGACATTACAGCACAAGAATTTTCGACGATTATGGGTACGAATTTTGAGTCTTCTTTCCATCTTAGCCAACTTGCATACCCACTTCTGAAAGCATCAGGAAATGGAAGCATTGTGTTTAATTCTTCTGTTGCGGGTATTGTGGCTTTGCCTTTTGCTACAATCTATGCAGCATCTAAAG GAGCAATGAATCAGCTCACAAGGAACTTGGCGTGTGAGTGGGCAAAGGACAAAATTCGTGTTAATACTGTTGCTCCATGGATTGTCATTACCGAAAATTTTGAAGCTGCAAAA GAAGATCCTATATTTTcggaaaatatgaaaaagtttTTCGCCGGAACTCCAATGGGCCGAGGGGGACAACCAAAGGAGATTTCGTCAGTGGTAGCGTTTCTGTGCCTCCCTGCTGCTTCTTATATGACTGGCCAAGTTATTTGCGTTGACGGAGGATTTACTGTTAGTGGTTTCCCACCTAATCAGTAG